Proteins encoded by one window of Salvia splendens isolate huo1 chromosome 14, SspV2, whole genome shotgun sequence:
- the LOC121765874 gene encoding protein BTR1-like, producing the protein MELDAPPSEAQQIESPPHKSTDNEEKATHVRLLLSNAEAGAIIGKGGSTINEIKSQSGIRIQLSRNNECFPGTSDRIIMLSGGVDGILMATELILSRLMDEFYPEDGAEMDPEYKIRMVVPNSSCGGIIGKAGANIRSLIEETGADIRISPQDMYYPGLQDRIVTVAGALAQQMRAIALIVWKLMEDPYYQQSANTPFPYAALMYNAMNYGQNGPGMMYQNNRQPNKDDRSTSMTIGVADERIGLVVGRGGRNLMEITQLTGARIKISDRGDFMPGTSDRKVTITGSENAIHAAESMISAKVVSAAER; encoded by the exons ATGGAGCTCGATGCACCGCCGTCCGAGGCTCAACAGATTGAGTCGCCGCCTCACAAATCGACCG ACAATGAAGAGAAAGCCACTCATGTTAGGCTCCTTTTATCAAATGCGGAAGCTGGAGCTATAATTGGAAAAGGTGGCTCAACAATAAATGAGATTAAGTCGCAGTCTGGAATCCGTATCCAGTTGTCACGCAACAATGAGTGTTTTCCTGGCACATCTGATAGGATTATCATGCTCTCTGGAGGAGTAGATGGCATATTGATGGCAACTGAGCTTATTCTATCTAGATTGATGGATGAG TTTTATCCTGAGGATGGAGCTGAAATGGATCCAGAATATAAAATAAGAATGGTGGTACCCAATAGCTCATGTGGTGGAATAATTGGGAAGGCTGGCGCCAACATAAG ATCATTGATTGAAGAAACTGGAGCTGACATTAGGATATCTCCCCAAGATATGTATTACCCTGGCTTGCAGGACCGGATTGTAACTGTAGCAGGTGCTTTAGCCCAGCAAATGCGGGCGATTGCGCTAATCGTATGGAAATTGATGGAAGACCCATATTATCAGCAGTCCGCAAATACTCCATTTCCTTATGCAG CTCTTATGTACAATGCGATGAACTATGGACAAAATGGACCGGGAATGATGTATCAGAACAATAGACAGCCTAACAAG GACGATAGAAGTACTTCGATGACTATTGGGGTCGCAGATGAACGTATCGGACTAGTTGTGGGACGTGGAGGAAGGAACCTGATGGAGATTACCCAG CTTACTGGAGCCCGGATAAAAATCTCTGACAGAGGTGATTTCATGCCCGGGACATCAGATAG GAAAGTCACCATCACCGGGTCTGAAAACGCAATTCATGCAGCTGAGTCCATGATATCTGCAAAAGTTGTTTCTGCTGCTGAGAGATAA
- the LOC121764521 gene encoding glycine-rich cell wall structural protein 1-like produces MARNSNVLAAALLIMLFVDIAVGARLGKSIKAGAGGGGGGEGGGGGGGGGSDLGSGSGYGSGYGSGSGSGYGGYDDEGGEYYGNAGGGGGGSGGGGGGGSGGGGASGSGSGYGSGYGSGYGSGGGGGKGGGGGGQGGGGGGGGGSAGGSGSGSGYGSGSGSGSGYGSGGGKSGGGGGGGGGGGGGGGGGGGGASGSGSGYGSGSGSGSGSGHGRGRGDCDAEGAYLAPSSGGGGGGGGGGGGGGGVASAPAAAPTSGSGYGYGSGYGSGYGSGGGGAKAGGGGGGGGQGGGGGSGGSGSGSGYGSGSGYGSGDGKSGGGGGGGGGGGGGGGGSGSGSGYGSGSGWGSGSGYGSQG; encoded by the exons atggcACGCAATTCCAATGTTTTAGCTGCAGCATTGTTAATAATGCTGTTTGTGGACATTGCCGTGGGCGCTAGGCTCGGGAAAAGCATTAAGGCCGGCgccggcggcggtggcggaggcgagggaggcggaggtggtggtgggggaGGCTCGGACCTTGGTTCGGGGTCGGGGTATGGTTCGGGATATGGCTCGGGGAGTGGCTCGGGATACGGAGGCTATGATGACGAGGGGGGTGAGTATTATGGGAATgccggcggcggaggcggcggtagtggcggcggcggcggagggggtAGTGGAGGAGGAGGTGCTAGTGGTTCCGGGTCGGGATATGGGTCCGGGTACGGGTCCGGGTATGGGTcgggtggagggggagggaaaggaggcggtggaggcggTCAGGGTGGCGggggtggcggtggcggtggctcGGCTGGTGGGTCGGGGAGCGGGTCCGGGTACGGGAGTGGGAGTGGGAGTGGGAGTGGGTATGGGAGTGGAGGTGGGAAGAGCGGTggcggaggcggtggtggaggaggaggaggcggtggtggaggtggcgGAGGCGGGGGTGCCTCCGGGAGTGGGTCTGGGTATGGAAGTGGATCCGGATCCGGGTCCGGATCGGGACACGGACGTGGCCGTGGag ATTGTGATGCCGAGGGTGCGTATCTTGCGCCGAGCTCCGGAGGAggaggtggcggcggcggcggcggtggaggcggtggaggagtTGCTAGTGCTCCTGCTGCCGCTCCCACATCAGGGTCGGGATACGGGTACGGGTCGGGATACGGGTCCGGGTATGGGTCCGGTGGAGGGGGAGCGAAAGCGGGAggtggcggcggaggaggaggccaaggcggcggtggtggctcCGGTGGCTCCGGGAGCGGTTCAGGGTACGGGAGTGGGAGCGGCTACGGGAGTGGAGATGGGAAGAGtggcggaggaggtggaggcggaggcggcggtggaggaggcggAGGTGGTTCCGGGAGTGGGTCCGGGTATGGAAGTGGATCCGGGTGGGGATCCGGATCCGGGTATGGAAGTCAAGgttga
- the LOC121763670 gene encoding probable small nuclear ribonucleoprotein F translates to MATVPVNPKPFLNNLTGKPVMVKLKWGMEYKGFLVSVDSYMNLQLANAEEYIDGQCTGSLGEILIRCNNVLYLRGVPEDEEIEDADRD, encoded by the exons ATGGCG ACCGTGCCAGTTAACCCCAAGCCTTTCTTGAACAATTTGACTGGGAAGCCTGTCATGGTCAAACTCAAATGGGGAATGGAATACAAAG GTTTCCTCGTCTCTGTGGATTCATACATGAACTTGCAG CTTGCGAATGCTGAGGAATACATTGATGGGCAGTGCACTGGAAGCCTTGGAGAAATCTTGATCAG ATGCAATAATGTTCTGTATCTTCGCGGTGTGCCTGAGGATGAAGAGATCGAAGATGCTGACCGTGATTAG
- the LOC121763364 gene encoding acyl-CoA-binding domain-containing protein 6-like: MGMDNQSWHLDLNHEQWAALPVDGQRPAARYKHAATVLGEKLYVMGGSRNGRYLSDIQVFDLKNLMWSSIKLNMEANDDKSTDGAKLGAFPATSGHSMIVWNGRLLLLAGLTKESGDTVVVRFIDLESYTCGVVETFGNIPVARSGQSVTQFGSKIIMFGGEDRHRRLLNDVHVLDLETKTWSAVETTQIPPSPRFDHAAALHADRYLFIFGGCSHSVFYNDLHVLDLETMEWSKPQLQGDVVAPRAGHAGVAVDGNWYIVGGGDNKSGSLETIVINMSKLAVSVVTSVKGRDPLASEGLSIASASLGSENVLITYGGYNGKYHNEVFAMRVKPRDYLQPKILQSPAAAAAAASVTTAYALAKPELSSFSEKEDSNSKIIPVDTSQKDISAEINSLKEEKKALELSLAEITADNSAIKTKIEEINENHAELSKELHSVQGQLVQERSRCANLEAQIAELQKVLESLPSLEEEVQALRMEKSALESDMEHAEVQKQRSGGIWKWVAG, encoded by the exons ATGGGAATGGACAATCAAAGTTGGCATTTGGATTTAAACCATGAACAGTGGGCAGCGCTCCCGGTAGATGGCCAGCGGCCTGCTGCTCGGTACAAA CATGCCGCAACAGTATTGGGAGAGAAGTTATACGTTATGGGTGGAAGCCGCAATGGTAGATACCTATCTGATATACAG GTGTTCGATCTGAAAAACTTGATGTGGTCAAGTATCAAACTGAACATGGAAGCCAATGATGATAAAAGTACAGATGGTGCCAAACTTGGAGCTTTCCCAGCAACCTCGGGTCACAGCATG ATTGTGTGGAATGGAagacttcttcttcttgctggcCTCACAAAGGAGAGTGGTGACACCGTCGTTG TGCGGTTCATTGATCTTGAATCATACACTTGCGGTGTTGTTGAGACCTTCGGAAATATTCCG GTAGCTCGGAGTGGACAGTCTGTTACACAGTTTGGTTCTAAAATTATCATGTTTGGTGGAGAAGACCGCCATAGACGATTACTAAATGATGTTCATGTTCTTGATTTGGAGACAAAAACATGGAGTGCTGTTGAGACCAC ACAGATACCTCCATCCCCTAGATTTGATCATGCAGCTGCTCTACATGCCGATCGCTATCTTTTCATATTTGGTGGATGCTCTCATTCAGTCTTTTACAATGACCTTCATGTGCTGGACTTAGAAACA ATGGAATGGTCCAAACCACAATTGCAGGGTGATGTGGTTGCTCCTAGGGCTGGTCATGCTGGTGTTGCAGTTGATGGAAATTGGTATATAGTTGGTGGTGGAGATAACAAAAGTG GTTCCCTAGAGACCATTGTTATAAATATGTCAAAGCTTGCTGTATCTGTGGTTACTTCTGTGAAGGGAAGAGATCCACTAGCTAGTGAG gGTCTCAGCATTGCATCTGCATCACTTGGGAGTGAGAACGTGTTGATCACGTATGGCGGCTATAATGGGAAGTATCACAACGAG GTGTTTGCTATGAGGGTCAAACCTAGGGATTATTTGCAACCTAAGATTTTGCAATCACCAGcagccgccgctgccgctgcttcTGTAACTACTGCATATGCCTTGGCAAAACCTGAACTGTCGAGTTTCAGTGAAAAAGAAGATTCAAATTCTAAGATAATCCCAGTGGATACCTCCCAGAAGGATATCTCAGCTGAAATTAACTCACTCAAAGAGGAAAAGAAGGCTTTGGAATTGTCACTTGCTGAGATAACAGCTGACAACTCTGCTATCAAGACAAAGATTGAAGAGATAAACGAAAATCATGCTGAGTTGTCCAAG GAATTACATTCGGTGCAAGGACAGCTTGTTCAGGAGAGGTCAAGATGTGCCAACCTAGAG GCACAAATAGCAGAGCTGCAGAAGGTGCTTGAATCACTTCCATCATTAGAAGAGGAAGTTCAAGCACTTAGGATGGAAAAATCTGCACTTGAAAGTGATATGGAGCACGCAGAAGTCCAGAAGCAGCGATCTGGTGGTATCTGGAAGTGGGTTGCTGGATAA